One genomic segment of Bradyrhizobium prioriisuperbiae includes these proteins:
- a CDS encoding maleate cis-trans isomerase family protein, which translates to MTPRPTRLGMLTPSSNTALEPITNAMLAGITDISVHFSRFKVTEIALSDTALRQFDDSEILRAAELLAHAKVDVIAWNGTSASWLGFERDERLCERITAATGIRACTTVLAYRDLLRRLGITRIGLVTPYRDDVQARIVTNWGSEGLQCVAERHLSLQDNFSFAEVPETKVAGLIEDVVREGCDAVAVLCTNMRGAGAAHRLEQQLGVPVFDSIAVTLWACLIAVGMDPRRIQGWGSLFTTPALADTAGPRVEPPRAPQGPSSS; encoded by the coding sequence ATGACACCGCGACCGACCCGCTTGGGTATGCTGACCCCCTCGTCCAACACCGCGCTCGAGCCGATCACCAACGCCATGCTGGCGGGCATCACCGATATCTCGGTGCATTTCTCACGCTTCAAGGTCACCGAAATCGCCTTGTCGGACACCGCGCTGCGCCAATTCGACGACAGCGAAATCCTGCGCGCGGCAGAGCTCCTGGCCCATGCCAAGGTCGATGTCATCGCCTGGAACGGAACATCGGCAAGCTGGCTGGGGTTCGAGCGGGACGAGCGTTTGTGTGAACGCATCACCGCGGCGACCGGCATCCGCGCCTGCACCACCGTGCTCGCCTATCGCGACCTGCTCCGGCGCCTCGGCATCACGCGCATTGGCCTGGTGACGCCCTATCGCGACGACGTCCAGGCCAGGATCGTGACCAACTGGGGGTCCGAAGGATTGCAATGCGTCGCGGAGCGGCACTTGTCGCTGCAGGATAATTTTTCATTTGCGGAGGTGCCGGAAACCAAGGTGGCCGGCTTGATCGAAGACGTGGTGCGCGAAGGCTGCGACGCCGTTGCCGTGCTCTGCACCAACATGCGCGGCGCCGGCGCGGCACATCGCCTGGAACAGCAGCTGGGTGTCCCGGTGTTCGATTCGATTGCAGTGACGCTGTGGGCGTGCTTGATCGCGGTCGGTATGGATCCGCGGCGCATCCAGGGCTGGGGGAGCTTGTTCACGACGCCCGCTCTCGCTGATACCGCAGGCCCACGCGTGGAGCCGCCCCGGGCACCTCAAGGGCCGTCGTCCTCATGA
- a CDS encoding MFS transporter — MSTTVSAVAATDIAKPTGVRWKIFLLMLFLISINYIDRASLSVAMPLISKEFDLDPAMQGLILSSFFWTYAFMQVPGGMLADRFKPRIVIASATIFWGAFQAIAAAATSWPVLLLTRLGLGASEAPIYPAGGKLNAIWMTQTERGRGATLLDGGAPLGAALGSIVIAWLIAAFSSWRIAFVIAGVGTMLCGLLAWYYIRNAPREHPSVNEAEARYIEQSHALEDAGTPAPAGGSWMSYFRYRSVWCMCLGWMFFNVTFYGLLTWMPTYLFKVHNFDIKTLGGASFIIFFAGFVGELIGGWIGDFWRSRGGAPNLVFRTLFGIAAISATVSIFCVAYVTDPVGVVALLSATLFFLRWCGMYWAIPSALAGREKSGFLGGCMNLGGNIAGVLTPLIVGFIVQATGSYFLALMFFAAAGVALLICSTLIDYSRKLPV, encoded by the coding sequence ATGAGCACGACCGTCTCAGCCGTCGCAGCGACTGACATCGCAAAACCCACCGGTGTCCGGTGGAAGATTTTTCTGCTGATGCTGTTTCTGATCTCGATCAACTATATCGACCGCGCGTCGCTCTCGGTCGCGATGCCGCTGATCTCCAAGGAATTCGATCTCGATCCTGCGATGCAGGGTTTGATCCTCAGCTCGTTCTTCTGGACTTACGCGTTCATGCAGGTTCCAGGCGGCATGCTTGCGGATCGTTTCAAGCCGCGCATCGTGATCGCATCGGCGACGATTTTCTGGGGGGCGTTCCAGGCCATTGCCGCGGCAGCCACGAGCTGGCCGGTGCTGCTGTTGACCCGACTTGGACTGGGCGCATCGGAAGCGCCGATCTATCCCGCGGGCGGCAAGCTCAATGCGATCTGGATGACGCAGACCGAACGGGGGCGCGGTGCGACGCTGCTCGACGGCGGCGCCCCGCTGGGCGCGGCCCTGGGCTCGATCGTCATCGCGTGGCTGATCGCCGCCTTCAGCTCCTGGCGCATCGCATTCGTCATCGCCGGTGTCGGCACCATGCTGTGCGGACTGCTGGCCTGGTATTACATTCGCAACGCGCCGCGGGAACATCCGTCGGTCAACGAAGCGGAGGCGCGCTACATCGAACAATCGCACGCGCTGGAAGACGCCGGCACTCCGGCGCCAGCCGGCGGAAGCTGGATGTCCTATTTCCGGTATCGCTCGGTCTGGTGCATGTGCCTCGGCTGGATGTTCTTCAACGTCACCTTTTATGGCCTGCTGACCTGGATGCCGACCTATCTGTTCAAGGTGCACAATTTCGACATCAAGACACTGGGCGGCGCGTCCTTCATCATTTTCTTTGCAGGCTTTGTCGGTGAACTGATCGGCGGATGGATCGGCGACTTCTGGCGCAGCCGCGGAGGCGCACCGAACCTGGTGTTCCGAACCCTGTTCGGCATTGCCGCGATATCGGCGACGGTGTCGATCTTCTGCGTGGCCTATGTGACGGATCCGGTCGGTGTCGTGGCGCTGCTGTCCGCGACCCTGTTCTTCCTGCGCTGGTGCGGCATGTACTGGGCGATTCCCTCGGCACTGGCGGGGCGCGAAAAATCCGGCTTCCTCGGTGGCTGCATGAATCTCGGCGGCAACATCGCCGGCGTTCTGACGCCGCTGATTGTCGGCTTCATCGTGCAGGCGACGGGATCCTACTTCCTGGCATTGATGTTCTTCGCCGCCGCCGGCGTTGCACTGCTGATCTGCTCGACCCTGATCGACTACAGCCGCAAATTGCCGGTGTAA
- a CDS encoding GntR family transcriptional regulator, which yields MNTTSVLRLASPRPSSTQASTVYDRLREDLLSGKLEPGRKLQMRFLTEMYLTGQTPLREALNRLTADGLIECREQRGFYVADISRSELAELTKTRCWVESLALRESMAAATPQWEEQLLLAQHRLGRTPRSLNAEHFEDNPEWERLHRIYHRTLIGNCGSQSLIAFCGQLADQLYRYRRLSIRKAFPSRHVADEHQAIMNAVLSGDADAAVTALTAHYTQTAEVILRDERIFPELSDTSSEFA from the coding sequence GTGAACACGACATCAGTGCTTCGATTGGCGTCACCCAGGCCGTCCTCCACCCAGGCGAGCACGGTCTATGACCGGCTGCGGGAAGACCTGCTGTCCGGGAAGCTCGAGCCAGGCCGGAAATTGCAGATGCGGTTTCTGACCGAGATGTATCTGACCGGTCAGACCCCTCTGCGCGAGGCGCTCAATCGCCTGACCGCCGATGGCCTGATCGAATGTCGCGAACAGCGGGGCTTTTACGTCGCGGATATCAGTCGCAGCGAATTGGCGGAATTGACCAAGACCCGCTGCTGGGTCGAGAGCCTCGCGCTGCGGGAATCCATGGCAGCCGCCACCCCGCAATGGGAGGAGCAGCTTCTGCTTGCGCAGCATCGCCTCGGCCGAACCCCTCGCTCGCTCAATGCCGAGCACTTCGAAGACAATCCGGAGTGGGAAAGGCTGCATCGCATCTACCACAGAACCCTGATCGGGAATTGCGGCTCCCAGTCATTGATCGCGTTTTGCGGACAGCTTGCCGACCAGCTCTACAGATATCGGCGATTGTCGATCCGGAAGGCCTTTCCATCCCGGCATGTGGCCGACGAACATCAGGCGATCATGAACGCGGTGTTGAGCGGTGATGCGGACGCGGCCGTCACCGCACTCACAGCGCACTACACGCAAACGGCTGAAGTCATTCTCAGGGATGAGCGCATATTCCCGGAACTGAGCGACACCAGCAGCGAATTCGCATAA